A window of the Deinococcus gobiensis I-0 genome harbors these coding sequences:
- a CDS encoding YgfZ/GcvT domain-containing protein produces the protein MWTRIPSSSLRVTGPDRVDFVQGQMTGDLRGAPTPGLVAACFLNVRGQIEHFARAYRRADDVYLHLDEGQAPALAARLRRYIIFDQVEVADLSETLATVHVWDASALSGWQPDGPEAQTFDLGGGTVLAGRVNRTGTPGVDLHYLARHADAVLAELGGERPLADLDAARIAAGIPDVARDGFTGTLLQEIGLDLGGPLPAISYRKGCYVGQEIMARLEARGNARYHLAALVGEGLPERAEVTAGGKVAGQAGLNAGGASLARLRKELADGAAVEVGGVSARVRLLAPARA, from the coding sequence ATGTGGACCCGCATTCCTTCCAGCAGCCTGCGCGTGACCGGCCCCGACCGGGTGGACTTCGTGCAGGGCCAGATGACCGGCGACCTGCGCGGCGCGCCCACGCCGGGGCTGGTCGCCGCCTGCTTCCTGAACGTGCGCGGCCAGATCGAGCACTTCGCGCGGGCGTATCGCCGCGCGGACGACGTGTACCTGCACCTCGACGAGGGCCAGGCTCCGGCGCTCGCCGCCCGGCTGCGCCGCTACATCATCTTCGATCAGGTGGAGGTTGCCGATCTCTCGGAGACGCTGGCGACCGTACATGTGTGGGACGCGTCGGCGCTGAGCGGCTGGCAGCCGGACGGCCCGGAGGCCCAGACCTTCGACCTCGGTGGGGGTACGGTCCTCGCGGGCCGCGTGAACCGCACCGGCACGCCCGGCGTGGACCTGCATTACCTCGCACGGCACGCGGACGCCGTGCTGGCCGAGCTGGGCGGGGAGCGCCCGCTGGCCGACCTGGACGCGGCCCGCATCGCCGCCGGAATTCCCGACGTGGCCCGCGACGGTTTCACGGGCACGCTGCTTCAGGAGATCGGGCTGGACCTCGGGGGGCCTCTGCCTGCCATCAGCTACCGCAAGGGCTGCTACGTGGGTCAGGAGATCATGGCTCGGCTGGAGGCGCGCGGCAACGCCCGCTACCACCTCGCGGCGCTCGTGGGCGAGGGCCTGCCCGAGCGGGCCGAGGTCACGGCCGGAGGCAAGGTGGCCGGGCAGGCGGGCCTGAACGCGGGCGGCGCGAGCCTCGCGCGGCTGCGCAAGGAACTCGCGGACGGCGCGGCCGTGGAGGTCGGCGGCGTGAGCGCCCGGGTCCGGCTCTTGGCCCCGGCCCGTGCCTGA
- a CDS encoding ABC transporter substrate-binding protein — translation MKKIALISTLLLAGSAFAASPADTLVIQQSADVPTLDPGVTYDTASGTLVQNMYETLLTYSGASLTKLEPLLATKWTVSNGGKTYTFDLRKNVKFHNGDTMSCADAEYTFRRNIVTNSGESGNWFISESLLGTQSNANDDKSVTWAKISAAVKCNAAGQLVFTLPKVDPAFLAKLAYTGQSIVDKKYNASIGEWDGTEATWKTWVGKDLTGSNLSQKPNGTGAYKLVRKDANNYLFTAFDGYWGKKPSIKNVIQQKVPELAARQQAFLRGDADIVEGAGRAGDETQIKGKPGVTWVDDLPNTTATAIFMNQNIKSTNLLGSGKLDGQGVPANFFSDVNVRRAFSYAFNYAQYIADVQKGKGVQRTMLLPDSFPGYDSKTKTYKYDANQAKAYFQRAWGGNVWKNGFVLTANYRAGSVASQTAMEILKKNVEALNPKFRVNIQAKQWSEMLASSKRGEEAMVLLSWAPDYADPDNFISTFYASDGFYSPRSNFKDAQIDKWNDQARATVNTTQRNRLYSLIANRAYEQAPYILVPAPVGYTFQSSRLSGEGLTKATYNPMLNSSTGSLDWKNLTKK, via the coding sequence ATGAAGAAAATTGCCCTGATCAGCACCCTGCTCCTCGCCGGTTCCGCGTTCGCCGCTTCGCCGGCCGACACCCTGGTCATCCAGCAGAGCGCCGACGTGCCCACCCTCGACCCCGGCGTGACCTACGACACGGCGTCCGGCACGCTGGTCCAGAACATGTACGAAACGCTGCTGACCTACAGCGGCGCGAGCCTGACCAAGCTCGAGCCGCTGCTGGCGACCAAGTGGACCGTCAGCAACGGCGGCAAGACCTACACCTTCGACCTGCGCAAGAACGTCAAGTTCCACAACGGCGACACCATGAGCTGCGCCGACGCCGAGTACACCTTCCGCCGCAACATCGTGACCAACAGCGGCGAGTCGGGCAACTGGTTCATCAGCGAGTCGCTGCTGGGCACCCAGAGCAACGCCAACGACGACAAGAGCGTCACCTGGGCCAAGATCAGCGCCGCCGTCAAGTGCAACGCCGCCGGCCAGCTCGTGTTCACGCTGCCCAAGGTTGACCCCGCGTTCCTGGCCAAGCTGGCCTACACCGGCCAGAGCATCGTGGACAAGAAGTACAACGCCAGCATCGGCGAGTGGGACGGCACCGAAGCCACCTGGAAGACCTGGGTCGGCAAGGACCTGACCGGCAGCAACCTGAGCCAGAAGCCCAACGGCACCGGCGCCTACAAGCTCGTGCGCAAGGACGCGAACAACTACCTGTTCACGGCTTTCGACGGCTACTGGGGCAAGAAGCCCAGCATCAAGAACGTCATCCAGCAGAAGGTGCCCGAACTGGCGGCCCGCCAGCAGGCCTTCTTGCGCGGCGACGCCGACATCGTCGAAGGTGCGGGCCGCGCCGGCGACGAAACCCAGATCAAAGGCAAGCCCGGCGTGACCTGGGTGGATGACCTGCCCAACACCACGGCGACGGCCATCTTCATGAACCAGAACATCAAGTCGACCAACCTGCTGGGCAGCGGCAAGCTGGACGGCCAGGGTGTCCCGGCCAACTTCTTCAGCGACGTGAACGTCCGGCGCGCCTTCTCGTACGCCTTCAACTACGCGCAGTACATCGCCGACGTGCAGAAGGGCAAGGGCGTCCAGCGCACCATGCTGCTGCCCGACTCCTTCCCCGGCTACGACTCGAAGACCAAGACCTACAAGTACGACGCCAACCAGGCCAAGGCCTACTTCCAGCGCGCGTGGGGCGGCAACGTCTGGAAGAACGGCTTCGTGCTGACCGCGAACTACCGCGCGGGCAGCGTGGCTTCGCAGACGGCCATGGAAATCCTCAAGAAGAACGTCGAAGCGCTGAACCCCAAGTTCCGCGTGAACATCCAGGCCAAGCAGTGGAGCGAAATGCTCGCCTCGTCCAAGCGCGGCGAGGAAGCCATGGTGCTGCTGAGCTGGGCGCCCGACTACGCCGACCCGGACAACTTCATCTCGACCTTCTACGCCTCGGACGGCTTCTACAGCCCCCGCAGCAACTTCAAGGACGCGCAGATCGACAAGTGGAACGACCAGGCCCGCGCGACCGTGAACACCACGCAGCGCAACCGCCTGTACAGCCTGATCGCGAACCGCGCCTATGAGCAGGCCCCGTACATCCTGGTGCCCGCGCCCGTTGGCTACACCTTCCAGAGCAGCCGTCTCTCGGGCGAAGGTCTGACCAAGGCGACCTACAACCCCATGCTCAACTCCTCGACCGGTTCGCTCGACTGGAAGAACCTGACCAAGAAGTAA
- a CDS encoding D-alanine--D-alanine ligase family protein, translating into MKKRILLLAGGQSGEHEVSLMSARSVLAALPRDQFDVTPVVISKQGRWLPPTDTVRALETGVSAPGGDLVLHRAASAEGYDAVFPLLHGPMGEDGTIQGLLTLAGIPFVGSGVLGSAASMDKVMTKQVLASAGIPQVAWRLAVRREWAQNPDAVRARAHDLGFPLFVKPANLGSSVGISKVHGPDELDAALTLAFSLDRRVILEAMTAHKPREVEVGILGNDAPIASPVGELSFAAEFYDYATKYTEGQATMHIPAPLPAEVAARVRELALQAFLALDCAGLARVDFFYVEETGELFLNEVNTMPGFTTTSMYPKLFGAAGLSYSELVTRLVELALERR; encoded by the coding sequence GTGAAGAAGAGAATCCTGCTGCTGGCGGGCGGTCAGTCCGGCGAACACGAGGTCAGTCTCATGAGTGCGCGCAGTGTGCTCGCCGCCCTGCCGCGCGACCAGTTCGACGTGACGCCCGTGGTGATCAGCAAGCAGGGCCGCTGGCTGCCCCCCACCGATACCGTGCGCGCCCTGGAGACCGGCGTGTCGGCACCGGGCGGCGACCTCGTACTGCACCGCGCCGCGAGCGCCGAGGGCTACGACGCCGTGTTTCCGCTGCTGCACGGCCCGATGGGCGAGGACGGCACCATCCAGGGCCTCCTGACGCTGGCGGGCATTCCCTTCGTCGGCAGCGGCGTGCTGGGCTCGGCCGCCAGCATGGACAAGGTCATGACCAAGCAGGTGCTCGCCTCGGCCGGGATTCCGCAGGTGGCGTGGCGGCTGGCCGTGCGCCGCGAGTGGGCGCAGAACCCCGACGCGGTCCGGGCGCGCGCCCACGACCTGGGCTTCCCGCTGTTCGTCAAGCCGGCCAACCTGGGGTCCAGCGTGGGCATCAGCAAGGTGCATGGTCCGGATGAGCTGGACGCGGCCCTGACGCTGGCCTTCTCGCTCGACCGCCGCGTGATCCTGGAGGCCATGACCGCCCACAAGCCCCGCGAGGTCGAGGTGGGCATCCTGGGCAACGACGCCCCCATCGCCAGCCCGGTAGGCGAACTGAGCTTCGCGGCCGAGTTCTACGACTACGCCACCAAGTACACCGAGGGTCAGGCGACCATGCATATTCCTGCGCCGCTGCCCGCCGAGGTGGCCGCCCGCGTGCGCGAGCTGGCGCTCCAGGCCTTCCTGGCCCTGGACTGCGCGGGCCTGGCGCGCGTGGACTTCTTCTATGTCGAGGAAACCGGCGAGCTGTTCCTGAACGAGGTGAACACCATGCCCGGCTTTACGACCACTTCCATGTATCCCAAACTGTTCGGGGCGGCGGGGCTGAGCTACAGCGAACTGGTCACGCGGCTGGTCGAACTGGCCCTCGAACGGCGGTAG
- a CDS encoding ABC transporter permease has protein sequence MTTVSSPVTPPKRSRWQNFWQSPGVRKLRRNPLAVSGFVITILFFLIAVFAPLIAKPTGNCLRDLNMTTQNQIYNPLGSAFWRGIFAPPQSCYRMERLSFSQEPAPPNSVPGAFAPFGTVNGYNIFYGLIWGTRTALKMSFIIVGITLAVGILIGAISGYYGGWVDNLIQRFIDVLYAMPGLVLTVVILTILRAKNPGGDPTFPIIVAYCIAGWATYAKVLRGDVLKVRQLEYVDAARSLGSRDLPLILRHIIPNSLTTVFTVAVLDLATIPLGIAALSFLGLGFEPGFSEWGQLVDFSRAWLKPEYWYVLMFPAMFIVLFSLAFNLFGDGLRDALDPRTR, from the coding sequence ATGACGACCGTTTCCAGTCCGGTCACCCCGCCCAAGCGCAGCCGCTGGCAGAATTTCTGGCAGAGCCCTGGCGTGCGCAAGCTGCGCCGGAATCCTCTGGCCGTGAGCGGATTCGTCATCACGATTCTGTTCTTCCTGATCGCGGTCTTCGCGCCCCTGATCGCCAAGCCCACCGGCAACTGCCTGCGTGACCTGAACATGACCACGCAAAACCAGATCTACAACCCGCTGGGCAGCGCCTTCTGGCGGGGGATCTTCGCGCCGCCGCAGAGCTGCTACCGCATGGAGCGCCTGAGCTTCTCGCAGGAACCCGCGCCGCCCAACTCGGTGCCCGGGGCCTTCGCACCCTTCGGGACCGTGAACGGCTACAACATCTTCTACGGCCTGATCTGGGGCACGCGCACCGCGCTGAAGATGTCCTTCATCATCGTGGGCATCACGCTCGCAGTGGGCATCCTGATCGGCGCGATCAGCGGCTATTACGGCGGCTGGGTGGACAACCTCATCCAGCGCTTCATCGACGTGCTGTACGCCATGCCGGGGCTGGTGCTCACGGTGGTCATCCTGACCATCCTGCGCGCGAAAAACCCCGGCGGTGACCCGACCTTCCCGATCATCGTGGCGTACTGCATCGCCGGCTGGGCCACGTACGCCAAGGTGCTGCGCGGGGACGTGCTCAAGGTGCGCCAGCTCGAATACGTGGACGCGGCCCGCAGCCTCGGCTCGCGCGACCTGCCGCTGATCCTGCGTCACATCATCCCCAACAGCCTGACCACCGTGTTCACCGTCGCGGTGCTGGACCTCGCCACCATTCCGCTGGGCATCGCCGCCCTGAGCTTCCTGGGGCTGGGCTTCGAGCCGGGCTTTTCCGAGTGGGGCCAGCTCGTGGACTTCTCGCGTGCGTGGCTCAAGCCCGAGTACTGGTACGTGCTGATGTTCCCGGCCATGTTCATCGTGCTGTTCAGCCTCGCCTTCAACCTCTTCGGCGACGGTCTGCGCGACGCGCTGGACCCGCGCACGAGATAA
- a CDS encoding ABC transporter permease has translation MLNFILRRLIQAPLVMLVLSVLVIGLTQLLTPEQRAAPYIRSDQQAARLEQIIEERGLRDPFPVQYANWFGSTIRGDLGFSKASGKDVTATIAERLPNTLELSLVTVIPIILLAVWLGTVSALHKDKFIDQFVRVLVVLGYSLPTFVLGILLLAVFYAYLGWLPGAGQLDILNQFSVGSLRRYTGLLSIDAMLNGRWDIAWDVLRHMFLPAVTLVIVLSATLLKVMRNSMLEVLTSDYVRTARAKGLAERTVNNKHARRNALLPIVTLSGSLIIGLLGGSVITETIFAYPGIGQWFVQSAVQLDIAGVLGFTLLSALIVVVMNLIVDILYGVIDPRVRFD, from the coding sequence ATGCTCAATTTCATTCTGAGACGACTGATCCAGGCCCCCCTGGTGATGCTCGTCCTGTCCGTGCTGGTGATCGGCCTGACCCAGCTGCTGACGCCGGAACAGCGCGCCGCGCCGTATATCCGTAGCGACCAGCAGGCCGCGCGTCTGGAACAGATCATCGAGGAACGCGGCCTGCGCGATCCTTTCCCGGTGCAGTACGCCAACTGGTTCGGCAGCACCATCCGGGGCGACCTGGGCTTTTCCAAGGCCAGCGGCAAGGACGTGACCGCCACCATCGCCGAGCGCCTGCCCAATACCCTGGAGCTGAGCCTGGTCACGGTGATTCCCATCATCCTGCTCGCCGTGTGGCTGGGGACGGTCAGCGCCCTGCACAAGGACAAGTTCATCGACCAGTTCGTGCGCGTGCTGGTGGTGCTGGGCTACAGCCTGCCGACCTTCGTGCTCGGGATCCTGCTGCTGGCCGTGTTCTACGCCTATCTGGGCTGGCTGCCGGGCGCGGGTCAGCTCGACATCCTCAACCAGTTCTCGGTGGGCAGCCTGCGCCGGTACACGGGTCTGCTGTCTATCGACGCCATGCTCAACGGGCGCTGGGACATCGCCTGGGACGTGCTGCGGCACATGTTCCTGCCTGCGGTGACGCTGGTGATCGTCCTGAGCGCCACGCTGCTCAAGGTCATGCGCAACAGCATGCTCGAAGTGCTGACCAGCGACTATGTCCGCACGGCCCGCGCCAAGGGTCTGGCCGAGCGCACCGTCAACAACAAGCACGCGCGGCGCAACGCCCTGCTGCCCATCGTCACCCTGAGCGGCTCGCTGATCATCGGCCTGCTGGGCGGGTCGGTCATCACCGAGACCATCTTCGCGTATCCCGGTATCGGGCAGTGGTTCGTGCAGTCGGCCGTGCAGCTCGACATCGCGGGTGTGCTGGGCTTCACGCTGCTCTCGGCCCTGATCGTGGTCGTGATGAACCTGATCGTGGACATCCTGTACGGCGTGATCGACCCCCGCGTGAGGTTCGACTGA
- the hemA gene encoding glutamyl-tRNA reductase, with protein MTLACPTARSFLRQTELPQPAPLDFAVVGLNHQTAPVEIRERAAVRAGEEGALLSHLARHAREVMLLATCNRTEVYLAGIEGDPRAAFEGAWGHDLGDHLYVYRGEDAVRHLYRVAAGLDSLVIGETQIQGQVKRAWQAASGRGLSGTLLNKVAQGALAAGKRVRFETGMSDKVVSVSSAAVELAQAALGSLAGRTALVLGAGETAELTLTHLKAAGVDDVIVVNRTEARARQLADKLGGRVCAAELLHEALPEADVVIASSAAPHYVLGAEGVWKALQGRPERPMFLIDISVPRILNPDIADVPGAYLHNLDDLTAVVSRNLQSRRDALPHAEAIIREAAADLSRWHLTREAQRARRPRPEAALALASD; from the coding sequence ATGACGCTCGCCTGCCCGACCGCGCGCAGCTTCCTGCGCCAGACCGAGTTGCCGCAGCCCGCGCCGCTGGACTTCGCGGTGGTGGGCCTCAACCACCAGACCGCGCCCGTCGAGATCCGCGAACGGGCCGCCGTGCGCGCGGGCGAGGAAGGCGCGCTGCTCTCGCACCTCGCGCGCCACGCCCGCGAGGTCATGCTGCTGGCGACCTGCAACCGGACCGAGGTGTACCTCGCCGGCATCGAGGGCGACCCGCGCGCCGCCTTCGAGGGGGCCTGGGGCCACGACCTGGGCGACCACCTGTACGTGTACCGGGGCGAGGACGCCGTACGCCACCTGTACCGCGTGGCTGCGGGCCTCGACAGCCTCGTCATCGGGGAAACCCAGATCCAGGGGCAGGTCAAGCGGGCGTGGCAGGCGGCCAGCGGGCGCGGCCTGAGCGGCACGCTGCTGAACAAGGTGGCCCAGGGCGCTCTGGCGGCCGGCAAGCGCGTGCGTTTCGAGACCGGCATGAGCGACAAGGTGGTCAGCGTGTCGAGCGCCGCCGTGGAGCTGGCGCAGGCCGCGCTGGGCAGCCTCGCGGGCCGCACCGCCCTGGTCCTGGGCGCGGGCGAGACGGCCGAGCTGACCCTGACGCACCTCAAGGCCGCCGGGGTGGACGACGTGATCGTCGTGAACCGCACCGAGGCCCGCGCCCGGCAGCTGGCCGACAAGCTGGGCGGCCGGGTCTGCGCCGCCGAGCTGCTGCACGAGGCGCTGCCCGAAGCCGACGTGGTCATCGCGTCGAGCGCCGCGCCCCACTACGTGCTGGGGGCCGAGGGGGTCTGGAAGGCGCTCCAGGGCCGTCCCGAGCGCCCGATGTTCCTCATCGACATCAGCGTGCCGCGCATCCTGAATCCCGACATCGCGGACGTGCCGGGCGCGTACCTGCACAACCTCGACGACCTCACGGCGGTCGTGAGCCGCAACCTCCAGAGCCGCCGCGACGCCCTGCCGCACGCCGAGGCGATCATCCGCGAGGCCGCCGCCGACCTGAGCCGCTGGCACCTGACCCGCGAGGCCCAGCGTGCCCGCCGCCCGCGCCCCGAAGCGGCCCTGGCCCTGGCGAGCGACTGA
- a CDS encoding menaquinone biosynthetic enzyme MqnA/MqnD family protein, translating to MSEVAGTAETPTYRAGWIHYTNVAPILDPLTLPPGVTAITGVPTQMNAALLAGKVDIANISAVEFIHHADVLQALPDFSVAVLGPVYSVNLFHTRPLEDLRRVALTAQSAMSVALLEVLLRERGLSPVLERAEGPAQELLAAGYDGVLRIGNNALQEWYGVVGPLTPETTMTTLPHTGRGQGGTDITVTDLAEEWFRLTGHPFTFAVWAYRKDNPPPAALVQAMREARREGIGHLARVSAHHAELLGLPERVVQHYLWNFRYHLEAPDRLGLHEFADKAVPDHAPLTFGPRPGEEGGK from the coding sequence GTGTCCGAAGTCGCCGGAACTGCCGAAACCCCGACCTACCGCGCCGGGTGGATCCACTACACCAACGTCGCGCCGATTCTCGACCCGCTGACGCTGCCGCCGGGAGTCACGGCCATTACAGGGGTGCCCACCCAGATGAACGCCGCGCTGCTGGCCGGCAAGGTGGACATCGCCAACATCAGTGCGGTCGAGTTCATCCACCACGCCGACGTGTTGCAGGCCCTGCCCGATTTCAGCGTGGCGGTGCTGGGGCCGGTGTATTCGGTGAACCTGTTCCATACCCGCCCGCTGGAGGACCTGCGCCGCGTGGCCCTGACCGCCCAGTCGGCCATGAGCGTGGCGCTGCTGGAGGTATTGCTGCGCGAGCGCGGCCTCTCGCCCGTGCTGGAGCGCGCCGAGGGGCCGGCCCAGGAGCTGCTCGCGGCCGGATACGACGGCGTACTGCGCATCGGCAACAATGCGCTCCAGGAGTGGTACGGCGTGGTCGGGCCGCTGACCCCGGAGACCACCATGACCACGCTGCCGCACACCGGCCGGGGCCAGGGCGGCACGGACATCACCGTGACCGACCTGGCCGAGGAGTGGTTTCGCCTCACCGGCCACCCCTTCACCTTCGCCGTGTGGGCCTACCGCAAGGACAACCCGCCGCCCGCCGCGCTGGTGCAGGCCATGCGGGAGGCGCGGCGCGAGGGAATCGGCCACCTCGCCCGCGTGTCGGCGCACCACGCCGAGCTGCTGGGCCTGCCCGAGCGGGTGGTGCAGCATTACCTCTGGAACTTCCGGTATCACCTGGAGGCCCCCGACCGCCTGGGCCTGCACGAATTCGCGGACAAGGCCGTGCCCGACCAC
- the mqnE gene encoding aminofutalosine synthase MqnE: protein MKWLRDQSLAPIVRKVEAGERLTFDEGMQLFHTHDLNALMRLANMRKEALHGDKVFFVHSMRLEFTNICYVGCTFCAFAAHKGEERAWDYSPEEVAAQVRKRYLPGITELHMSSGHHPNHKWEYYPAMVRELREAFPDLQVKAFTAAEIEHLSRISKKPTLEVLRELQDAGLSAMPGGGAEIFADRVRKQVAKNKVKAEKWLQIHSEAHSLGMRTNATMLYGHIETLEERLDHMDRLRTLQDDSMSRYGGGFHAFIPLAFQPLGNTLAQNLGKTDFTTGLDDLRNLAVARIYLDNFPHIKGYWVMIGSELTQVSLDWGVSDIDGTIQEEHIAHAAGATSPMKLSEAGMIRMIQHAGRTPVLRDAYYNELETFPRPDAEAAD from the coding sequence ATGAAGTGGCTTCGCGACCAGAGTCTCGCGCCCATCGTCCGCAAGGTCGAGGCGGGGGAGCGGCTGACCTTCGACGAGGGAATGCAGCTGTTCCATACCCACGACCTCAACGCGCTGATGCGGCTGGCGAACATGCGGAAGGAGGCGCTGCACGGCGACAAGGTGTTCTTCGTGCACTCGATGCGCCTGGAATTCACCAACATCTGTTACGTGGGCTGCACCTTCTGCGCCTTCGCCGCGCACAAGGGCGAGGAACGCGCCTGGGACTACAGCCCCGAAGAGGTGGCCGCGCAGGTCCGCAAGCGCTACCTGCCGGGCATCACCGAGCTGCACATGAGCAGCGGGCACCACCCCAACCACAAGTGGGAGTACTACCCGGCGATGGTGCGCGAGCTGCGCGAGGCCTTCCCCGACCTTCAGGTCAAGGCGTTCACGGCGGCCGAGATCGAGCACCTGAGCCGGATTTCCAAGAAACCCACGCTGGAGGTGCTGCGCGAGCTTCAGGACGCGGGCCTCTCGGCCATGCCGGGCGGCGGCGCCGAGATCTTCGCCGACCGGGTGCGCAAGCAGGTCGCCAAGAACAAGGTGAAGGCCGAGAAGTGGCTCCAGATCCACAGCGAGGCCCACAGCCTGGGCATGCGCACGAACGCCACCATGCTCTACGGTCACATCGAGACGCTCGAAGAACGCCTCGACCATATGGACCGTCTGCGCACCCTGCAGGACGACAGCATGAGCCGCTACGGCGGCGGGTTCCATGCCTTCATTCCGCTGGCCTTCCAGCCGCTGGGCAACACGCTGGCGCAGAACCTCGGCAAGACCGATTTCACGACCGGCCTCGACGACCTGCGCAACCTCGCGGTGGCGCGCATCTATCTCGACAATTTCCCGCACATCAAGGGCTACTGGGTCATGATCGGTTCGGAGCTGACGCAGGTGAGCCTCGACTGGGGCGTGTCGGACATCGACGGCACGATTCAGGAGGAGCACATCGCGCACGCGGCGGGGGCCACCAGCCCCATGAAGCTCAGCGAGGCGGGCATGATCCGCATGATCCAGCACGCCGGGCGCACGCCGGTGCTGCGTGACGCCTACTACAACGAGCTGGAGACCTTCCCGCGCCCGGACGCCGAGGCCGCCGACTGA
- a CDS encoding nuclear transport factor 2 family protein yields the protein MARVLADDWVGFAPDGRMVAKSDVIASMPHNPPVALAFERHASRVYGEAGVTRGTLYVNGERFQSFTRLYARRGGVWQGVAVQVVP from the coding sequence ATGGCGCGCGTGCTGGCCGACGACTGGGTGGGCTTCGCGCCCGACGGCCGCATGGTCGCCAAGAGCGACGTGATTGCCTCTATGCCCCACAACCCGCCGGTGGCCCTGGCCTTCGAGCGTCACGCCTCGCGCGTGTACGGGGAGGCGGGGGTCACGCGCGGCACGCTGTACGTGAATGGCGAGCGTTTCCAGAGCTTCACGCGCCTGTATGCCCGGCGCGGCGGCGTGTGGCAGGGCGTGGCCGTGCAGGTGGTGCCCTGA
- a CDS encoding ComEC/Rec2 family competence protein: MSGDPTKPAAKARRKKAHVSAEASGTPGDRPARQRSPRAAAKGQGREGAASSRPAARRPAGPGRRPATPPAPRGPLHRRLTRPTPSDLLALLVLGLTAALGACAGHRDGNGNAGGGGGGTLPAGQVTVRFLDVGQGDAVLVRSPEGKTMLVDGGRSTTRMKELLQTYGVSKVDLMVATHADSDHITGLITAAQEANPTLFVNNGLAGTTKTWERLVAALRADGTTFQKASNQIVNLGSVRVHVLAPPAGMGDDQNDNSVGVRLEFGRFGALMTGDSETPETRAWLAEDRPEARGPVQVYKSIHHGAANGDNQAWLDAVKPETVTISVGPNNYGHPTRAALDLYAKNGVKVYRTDEQGTVTFTGSADGSYKVTTEK; this comes from the coding sequence GTGAGCGGCGACCCCACCAAGCCGGCGGCAAAGGCGCGCCGGAAGAAGGCCCACGTGTCTGCGGAGGCGTCCGGTACACCCGGCGACCGTCCTGCCCGCCAGCGCAGCCCCCGTGCCGCCGCGAAGGGGCAGGGCAGGGAAGGGGCGGCCTCTTCGCGCCCGGCGGCGCGCCGCCCCGCAGGCCCAGGCCGCCGGCCGGCCACGCCGCCCGCCCCGCGTGGCCCGCTGCACCGCCGCCTGACCCGCCCCACGCCCTCCGACCTGCTGGCCCTGCTCGTGCTGGGCCTCACGGCCGCGCTGGGGGCCTGCGCCGGGCACCGTGACGGCAACGGAAACGCGGGGGGGGGCGGGGGGGGCACGCTGCCTGCCGGGCAGGTCACGGTGCGCTTTCTGGATGTGGGGCAGGGCGACGCCGTGCTGGTCCGCAGCCCCGAGGGCAAGACCATGCTCGTGGACGGCGGACGCAGTACCACGCGCATGAAGGAACTGTTGCAGACCTACGGTGTGAGCAAGGTGGACCTGATGGTCGCCACCCACGCCGACTCGGACCACATCACCGGGCTGATCACGGCGGCGCAGGAGGCCAACCCCACCCTCTTCGTCAACAACGGGCTGGCCGGCACCACCAAGACCTGGGAGCGGCTGGTCGCGGCCCTGCGCGCCGACGGCACCACCTTCCAGAAGGCGAGCAACCAGATCGTGAACCTGGGCAGCGTCAGGGTGCATGTCCTGGCGCCGCCCGCCGGTATGGGCGACGATCAGAACGACAACAGCGTGGGCGTGCGCCTGGAGTTCGGCCGCTTCGGGGCCCTGATGACCGGCGACAGCGAGACGCCCGAAACGCGCGCCTGGCTGGCCGAGGACCGCCCCGAGGCGCGGGGCCCCGTTCAGGTCTACAAGAGCATCCACCACGGCGCGGCCAACGGCGACAACCAGGCGTGGCTGGACGCGGTGAAGCCCGAGACCGTGACCATCAGCGTCGGGCCGAACAACTACGGCCACCCCACCCGCGCGGCGCTGGACCTCTATGCCAAGAACGGCGTCAAGGTGTACCGCACCGACGAGCAGGGCACGGTGACCTTCACCGGCAGCGCCGACGGCAGCTACAAGGTGACGACCGAGAAGTGA
- a CDS encoding DUF3006 domain-containing protein, whose protein sequence is MSSEPHLPEGLPRPESADLWTVDGLEETPQGRAARLELPDGQTVVVTLGSLPEGVRAGDLLAVSGGPDGLHARRLPEATQARREEAQRRLDALNTQNALTAQNGDDAGEITL, encoded by the coding sequence ATGAGCAGTGAGCCCCATTTGCCTGAAGGCCTGCCCCGGCCGGAGTCGGCCGACCTCTGGACGGTGGACGGCCTGGAAGAGACGCCGCAGGGCCGCGCCGCCCGTCTGGAGCTGCCGGACGGGCAGACGGTCGTGGTGACGCTGGGCAGCCTGCCCGAGGGGGTGCGCGCAGGCGACCTGCTGGCCGTGAGCGGTGGCCCCGACGGCCTGCACGCCCGCCGCCTGCCGGAGGCGACCCAGGCGCGCCGGGAGGAGGCGCAGCGCCGCCTCGACGCCCTGAATACCCAGAACGCCCTGACGGCCCAGAACGGTGACGACGCCGGAGAGATCACGCTGTGA